The nucleotide sequence GGATGGCGGCGCAGGAAATGACGTACTGCTGGGGGGCGCTGGCGCTGACACGCTATGTGGTGGCTCGGGGTTAAATGAACTGATCGGCGGCACGGGCGCTGACACGTTTGTTTTCAAGACCGAGTCAAGATTCTTCGTGGACAGAATTGCGGATTTTCGGACGTCAGGTACTGGTCAGGATATACTGGATTTGACAGAATTCGATGTCTTGGCGACCGTGTCAAACCTGACAGACTGGGCGGCAGAAAACATCCTTCAGCAAGTGAATGGCGACGTGTCTGTTCGACTGTCACATTCACAAACCATCATTGTTGAAGATCATCTTGGACTTGGCGAAAACTTGGCTGGTCAGTTGATCGAGTGCATGTTGATCTGAATCCTTCTTGAGTGTCCGTTCCAACCGCATGCACCTTACCTGACAACATTCAGGTGGTTTGCAAGTGGCATTTTCTTGTTCTTTGCCAAGCGATCAACAAGTCTGCGCTGGCGGCTGTTTTCGGGGATCATCGAAACCGGTGTCGGATCGTAATCTGCTTTTGCAAGTTCTGGGAACAGAGCGAGAACTTCCTCCCTTGCTTCCAATGAAATCGACTTTAGTGCTTCTTTGCCGGTATACAGACTTTCAGTGGGCGCGCCTTCGGCAAAAATCACCTCATGTCGGTCTAGCAATAGATGGACGTATTCGACTTCTGTCACGTCATCGCATACCTCTATACCGGGTAGTTGAACTAACTTAATGGCAGCAATCAGAACACTCTCCTGTTCGAACATCCGTTCCACCACATTTGAAGAAATGAGCATTCGGTGTTGCCTTGAGACCAAAAGATCACGCTCTGGCAAATCCTTTCCCAGGGAAGAGGCACCAATGCGAACTGGCCGCAACTTGGGGTTCTCACTGAGGTCATTGGCACTTAATTTCCGTTTGCCAATCCAGAGAATAGGTTTCACACCATGGTGTTTGGTCACAACCAAGTCACCTGTGCTCAGGTTTTGAACCTCAACAGGGCCCGCGACCGTTTCGATGCGTGTCCCTGTGACAAAGCAAATTAGAAGGCTATCGTAGTCGACGTTACCCAAACCATCGGGAGGACCAACGGTATATGTCTCACCAGGGACAATCTCGAATGTAGTGACGTAACCCTGCAATGAACCAAAGGAGGCGGAGTTGGCATTGTGAAGATCATAAATGAAGCCTACCGAGGTGCCAGTGGAGTCAAAGACCTCAAATTCGTTTTCCGGGTTACTTGGTGCATTTGTGTAGACGATTCCGTCAACCGTTCCATTCAATAGTTGTTGCGTCGGTGCCCCGGCAAAGTTACCGGGCACGCCGTCATTGAAAACCGTATCCTCAGAATCTGTATCTGTGATGGTCGCAGCAGTCGGCGCCGCTGTAGCAGAAGCGGTGAATGTCCCTCCGGTTGCGATGGAGCCGAAGTTATAGTTCGCCCCAGTGATACCAAGATCAGCTGCGGAATATACAAGGACCAATCTATCAGGCACTAGTTCGACCTTTCGATATTTTTGATAAACATGTACTTCAATTGTGTACCCCAAAAATCAAAATGGAACCATTGCGACTGCCCTGGATCTAGTCAGTGAATAGGCCCAAAGTATTTCGAGAGCATATGAAGCCGTTGTACATGGCTTCTTATGTCTAGGGCGACCTGCGTGGCAAACGCGAAGCAGAAACCGTGTTCGATCGCCGGACCAATGGCCGTCTTGGTGCCGGGCCAGCGGCTCTGGACAGCCTCGCCAGAAGGCGCGCAACGTTGTGCCTGATCTGTTCAAGCGCGGGTCGTCGCGGCCAATCAGTTCGACAGTCGCGCCATCGGGCAGGGCGGAGACAAATGGACAACACACTGTCCACAACCGCCGTTGTGGTTTGTTTTGCGCGGTTCTTGCGAATGTCAGGCGGCCGTCACATCCTCAGACGGCGCGAGTCGCGTCGTCGGGAAGAGTCGCATGGATCACTTTTACGTCCTTACCTTCAAGCTGTTTGCAAACTATGCATAATTGGTTAACAGGTCTTGTATGTCTATCATTGCACATTCGCCTTGTTTACTCACATTTGAACATGCTGCTAGCCAGGAAAGAAACGTTTCGAAACTTGAAGTGTTACGTTATGTGCGGTGCGAGGAAAACCAAACTTATCAATGAGACCAAACAAAGATGACCGACCGCAATTTTGAACCAATGACGAAAGCCGAAGTTGTCACTGCACAACGCTCTTGGGCGAAATGCGTAACCGATCAAGACGTAGACGGCTTGCTTGGTCTCTATGATTTTGGTGACCCGGACGAACCGCTTCTATTCAAACCCACCCTTGCCGACGTCATCCGACTCGATGAAAAGGGCGCGCGCGCCTACTTTGTCGGGGGCGACCCTGACTATCCGCAAGATAGCGGATTTCTAAAGCGCGGATGGCAGAAGGTCGACTTCCAGAGCGCTGTTGGCCCAATTCTGAAAGCGGGCGGACTGGGATACAAAGATATGGGACACTACACTTTTGTGGATGGTGCAGGGAACGCAACGCGCGCCGACTATACGTTTGCCTACCACAAACTGGATGGGCGGGTATTGATTTCGCTACACCACTCTTCGCTCACGTGGTTTCCGCCC is from Yoonia sp. GPGPB17 and encodes:
- a CDS encoding Hint domain-containing protein, translated to MPDRLVLVYSAADLGITGANYNFGSIATGGTFTASATAAPTAATITDTDSEDTVFNDGVPGNFAGAPTQQLLNGTVDGIVYTNAPSNPENEFEVFDSTGTSVGFIYDLHNANSASFGSLQGYVTTFEIVPGETYTVGPPDGLGNVDYDSLLICFVTGTRIETVAGPVEVQNLSTGDLVVTKHHGVKPILWIGKRKLSANDLSENPKLRPVRIGASSLGKDLPERDLLVSRQHRMLISSNVVERMFEQESVLIAAIKLVQLPGIEVCDDVTEVEYVHLLLDRHEVIFAEGAPTESLYTGKEALKSISLEAREEVLALFPELAKADYDPTPVSMIPENSRQRRLVDRLAKNKKMPLANHLNVVR